In a single window of the Ignavibacteria bacterium genome:
- the rpoB gene encoding DNA-directed RNA polymerase subunit beta yields the protein MPIDISKFNFNGERIYLSKSGKQPEAPDLLNVQIQAFKEFLQEDVAPNERKDTGMQAVFTRNFPITDSRETALLEFIEYYLEKPQYSIRECQEQGLTYAVSLKAKLRLSTKPNKEAKEYSNAVEQDVYMGNIPYMSPYGSFVINGAERVIVSQLHRAPGVVFSESMHQNGTKLFSARIIPMKGSWVEFTTDINNCLFAYIDRRKKFPVTTILRALGYSTNEEILDLFGLLEVVEKKELKNFMGKQLSDDLIDKETGELIAEKAAVVDEELIEKINKSTISKIKLFKSDRPYEESLIANTLNKDAAQSEIDALEQISEQLRPDQDDESAKNLVDKLFFNEKKYDLGEVGRYKLNYKLNLDIPSDKTVLTKEDIISIINYLVDLEAGRKEIDDIDHLGNRRVRSIGEQLAAQFNVGLARMSRTIRERMSIHDEENITPGNLVSARTITTALVSFFGTSQLSQYMDQTNPLSEMTHKRRVSALGPGGLTRERAGFEVRDVHYTHYGRLCPIETPEGPNIGLISSLCTHARISDFGFIETPYRKVKNGKVLNEIDYLSAEKEDDFIIAQANVELDANKKMAETKIKARFKGDFPIVNPEEVHYMDIAPNQIVSAAAALIPFLEHDDANRALMGSNMQRQAVPLLRPEAPLIGTGFEKKVANDSRTLILAEADGVIEHVSADRIVVKYDIDKNSDEALLSFDDEEIKEYNLIKFLRTNQDTSINQKPIVKVGQRVKKGECLADGAATDKGELALGRSVLVAFMPWRGYNFEDAIVISERIVAEDIYTSVHIEEYNLQVRDTKRGEEELTRDIPNVSEEATKDLDEDGIIRIGAEVKENDILIGKVTPKGETEPTPEEKLLRAIFGDKAGDVKDASLKAPPGMKGIIISKKLFTRKQRDTETKKEEKKKLEKLEQDRYDAINDLNRKLAEKLGQMFDNKDSLGIRDIDGTIIIRGGTTIKKDTFIKHLENPNFRIDTLDVTNDWTSSKKAQSLLQHLYRIYKTRLSDIEEKTKRNRNKIILGDELPTGVVKMAKVYIAKKKKLSVGDKMAGRHGNKGVVAKIVPRQDMPFLPDGTPVDIVLNPLGVPSRMNLGQLYETALGWAAKLLGCTFATPVFDGASFEDITDILVQSGLPSNSRSILYDGQTGDKFDQMVTVGYIYMMKLSHLSDDKIHARSIGPYSLITQQPLGGKAQFGGQRFGEMEVWALEGYGAAYTLQEILTVKSDDVTGRSKTYETLIKGENTPEPQVPESFNVLVKELQGLCLDITLD from the coding sequence ACCTGTCCAAATCAGGCAAACAGCCTGAAGCACCGGATCTTCTTAATGTGCAGATACAGGCTTTTAAGGAATTCCTGCAGGAAGATGTTGCACCCAATGAAAGAAAAGATACAGGGATGCAAGCTGTTTTCACAAGGAATTTTCCAATTACAGATTCCAGGGAAACTGCTCTTCTTGAATTCATAGAGTATTATTTAGAAAAACCGCAGTATTCAATACGCGAATGCCAGGAGCAGGGTTTAACGTACGCTGTTTCATTAAAAGCCAAGTTACGCCTTTCTACCAAGCCAAATAAAGAAGCAAAGGAATATTCCAATGCCGTTGAACAGGATGTTTATATGGGTAATATCCCGTATATGTCTCCTTATGGCAGCTTTGTTATCAATGGGGCTGAAAGAGTAATTGTATCTCAGCTTCACAGGGCACCGGGTGTTGTATTCAGCGAATCAATGCATCAGAACGGTACAAAGCTGTTCTCAGCAAGAATAATTCCTATGAAGGGTTCATGGGTTGAATTTACGACTGATATCAATAATTGCTTATTCGCATATATTGACAGAAGGAAAAAATTCCCGGTAACAACTATTTTAAGAGCTCTTGGTTACTCTACTAATGAAGAAATATTGGATCTTTTCGGACTTCTTGAAGTTGTGGAAAAGAAAGAATTGAAAAACTTTATGGGCAAACAGCTCAGCGATGACCTGATCGATAAGGAAACCGGTGAACTTATTGCCGAAAAAGCAGCAGTTGTTGATGAAGAGCTAATTGAAAAAATAAATAAGTCAACAATTTCAAAGATCAAATTATTTAAGTCAGATAGACCGTATGAAGAATCTTTGATAGCGAACACACTTAACAAAGATGCAGCTCAATCAGAAATTGACGCGCTTGAGCAGATATCAGAACAGCTAAGACCAGACCAGGATGATGAATCAGCCAAGAATTTAGTAGACAAACTTTTCTTCAATGAAAAGAAATATGATCTTGGCGAAGTTGGAAGATATAAGCTCAATTATAAACTGAACCTGGATATTCCTTCTGATAAAACTGTTCTTACAAAAGAAGATATTATCTCGATCATCAATTATCTTGTTGATCTTGAAGCAGGCAGAAAAGAAATAGATGATATTGACCATCTTGGCAACAGAAGAGTTCGTTCAATTGGTGAGCAGCTTGCTGCACAGTTCAATGTTGGACTTGCAAGAATGTCAAGAACCATCCGCGAACGTATGAGCATTCACGATGAAGAGAACATCACACCGGGTAACCTGGTAAGCGCAAGGACGATCACAACAGCTCTTGTTTCATTTTTCGGAACAAGCCAGCTTTCACAGTATATGGATCAAACCAATCCGCTCAGTGAAATGACTCACAAACGCAGGGTATCAGCACTAGGACCCGGCGGTTTGACAAGGGAGCGTGCAGGATTTGAGGTTCGTGACGTACACTATACACATTACGGCCGCCTCTGCCCTATCGAAACTCCTGAAGGTCCGAATATCGGTCTTATTTCATCACTTTGCACACATGCAAGAATAAGTGATTTCGGATTTATTGAAACACCATACCGTAAGGTTAAAAACGGAAAAGTACTTAATGAAATAGATTACCTTTCAGCTGAAAAAGAAGATGATTTTATCATTGCACAGGCAAATGTTGAGCTTGATGCAAACAAAAAAATGGCTGAAACTAAAATTAAGGCAAGATTCAAAGGTGACTTCCCTATTGTAAATCCCGAGGAAGTTCACTACATGGATATTGCTCCGAACCAGATCGTAAGCGCGGCTGCTGCACTTATTCCTTTCTTAGAGCATGATGATGCTAACAGAGCGCTGATGGGATCCAATATGCAGCGCCAGGCCGTTCCGCTTTTAAGGCCTGAAGCTCCGCTTATAGGTACAGGGTTCGAAAAGAAAGTAGCAAATGACTCAAGGACACTTATCCTTGCTGAAGCTGATGGCGTTATAGAGCATGTTTCAGCTGACAGGATAGTTGTAAAATATGATATTGATAAGAATTCAGATGAAGCTTTATTAAGCTTTGATGATGAAGAAATAAAAGAATATAACCTGATTAAGTTCTTAAGAACCAACCAGGATACTTCTATTAACCAGAAGCCAATTGTAAAGGTTGGACAGCGTGTTAAAAAAGGCGAATGTTTAGCTGATGGCGCCGCTACTGATAAGGGCGAGCTTGCTCTTGGAAGAAGCGTTCTGGTGGCATTTATGCCTTGGCGCGGTTACAACTTTGAAGATGCTATTGTTATCAGTGAAAGAATCGTTGCTGAAGATATTTACACTTCAGTTCATATTGAAGAATATAACCTCCAGGTTAGAGATACCAAACGCGGCGAAGAAGAGCTTACCCGTGATATTCCGAATGTAAGCGAAGAAGCTACAAAAGATCTTGATGAAGACGGTATTATAAGGATTGGCGCTGAAGTAAAGGAAAACGATATCCTGATAGGTAAAGTTACTCCTAAAGGTGAAACCGAACCTACACCTGAAGAAAAGCTTTTAAGAGCTATCTTCGGAGATAAAGCAGGTGATGTGAAAGATGCATCACTTAAAGCACCACCGGGAATGAAGGGTATCATAATCAGCAAAAAGCTTTTCACAAGAAAGCAAAGAGATACCGAGACCAAGAAAGAAGAAAAGAAAAAACTTGAAAAGCTTGAGCAGGACCGCTATGATGCAATTAATGACCTGAACAGAAAGCTTGCTGAAAAATTAGGTCAAATGTTTGATAACAAGGATTCACTTGGAATCCGTGATATTGACGGAACTATAATAATAAGAGGCGGCACAACCATAAAGAAGGATACATTCATTAAACATCTTGAAAATCCGAATTTCAGGATCGATACACTTGATGTTACAAATGACTGGACTTCATCCAAAAAAGCACAATCACTTCTGCAGCATTTATACAGAATTTATAAAACCAGGTTAAGTGATATAGAAGAAAAGACAAAGAGAAACCGCAACAAGATAATACTTGGTGATGAGCTTCCCACAGGCGTAGTAAAGATGGCTAAAGTATATATTGCCAAGAAGAAAAAACTTTCAGTTGGTGATAAAATGGCAGGTCGTCATGGTAACAAAGGTGTTGTTGCTAAAATTGTCCCGAGACAGGATATGCCATTCTTACCGGATGGTACACCTGTTGATATAGTTCTAAACCCGCTCGGCGTACCTTCACGTATGAACCTGGGTCAGTTATATGAAACAGCTTTAGGCTGGGCTGCAAAATTACTGGGATGCACTTTTGCAACCCCGGTTTTTGACGGCGCTTCATTTGAGGATATAACTGATATTCTTGTTCAGTCCGGATTGCCAAGCAACTCAAGAAGTATATTGTACGATGGACAGACCGGCGACAAATTTGACCAGATGGTAACTGTTGGATACATTTATATGATGAAGCTATCACATTTATCAGATGATAAGATACATGCCAGGTCAATCGGACCATACTCACTTATCACACAGCAGCCGCTCGGAGGTAAAGCTCAGTTCGGCGGACAGAGGTTTGGAGAGATGGAGGTTTGGGCGCTTGAAGGTTACGGCGCTGCATATACACTCCAGGAGATCCTTACTGTTAAGAGTGATGATGTCACCGGAAGATCCAAAACATATGAAACGCTTATTAAAGGCGAGAACACTCCTGAACCGCAGGTTCCGGAATCATTCAATGTTTTGGTAAAAGAATTACAGGGCTTATGCCTTGATATCACATTAGACTAA
- the rpoC gene encoding DNA-directed RNA polymerase subunit beta' — MFFKRDQKKVKKAFTKIAINLASTDSIIRNSHGEVLKPETINYRTFKPDKDGLFCEKIFGPVKDWECHCGKYKGIRYHGIVCDRCGVEVNLKSLRRERMGHISLSVPVVHIWYFRSTPSKISYLLGLTNKELERIIYYENYVVVNPGPTQFTKNDLLTEDEYLNTLNNLPEDHDELDDFDPNKFVCKNGAEAVKELLKRVDVEEDISRLRIQLYEETSVQKKQDLIKRLRVLKSFQKKEGRRQNKPEWMILDVIPVIPPELRPLVPLEGGRFATSDLNDLYRRVIIRNNRLKRLIDIKAPEVILRNEKRMLQEAVDALLDNSRRATAVKSENRPLKSLSDILKGKQGRFRQNLLGKRVDYSGRAVIVVGPELKLHECGLPKDMALELFKPFVIRRLIDRDLVKTVKSAKKLIERRTPEVWEVLENVIEGHPIMLNRAPTLHRLSIQAFQPTIVEGKAIRLHPLVCTAFNADFDGDQMAVHVPLSPEAQLEVRILMLSSHNLMSPQNGDPITVPNQEIVLGCYYLTKYKKGDLGEDKVFSSAEEVVVAHNNGKVGLHAKIKVRIKGEMVETTVGRVLFNNIVPEGAPFINELLTKKGIIKNIAKVFKSVGNKKTVQFLDALKETGFRYAMKGGLSVNLDDIVVPESKDRIIETAQKKVDAIEKSRMRGLITEGERYNKVIDIWTHATNDVKSDLMSTLRTSRDGFNSLHMMIDSGARGSQDQVSQLAGMRGLMAKPQKSMTGQAGEIIENPIIANFKEGLSILEYFISTHGARKGLADTALKTADAGYLTRKLVDVSQDVIISEIDCGTIRGLTVEALKDGEDIKEPLAERILGRAALQSVVDPLTRKTLVKAGEIIDEDLAQQIAGTSIQSVEIRSVLTCESRKGICAKCYGRNLTTGKLVDVGEAVGVVAAQSIGEPGTQLTLRTFHIGGTASRIVTQSRIPTKFAGKVKFDSIKSIKYTNPASTEGEYYVTHSRNGVIQILDENNRLVSKYDVPYGAHLMIKDGSMVEKNQVLYEWDPYNSVIVAEHNGTGKYVDLKENVSYVEAPDETTGHIQKVVIESKDKTLSPTIQITDAKGDLLSQYIIPAQAHLLINNDEPIYAGQILVKIPRDTGKTRDITGGLPRVTELFEARSPNSPSVVTEIDGFVEIGSLKRGSREVKVKTADLAIEKKYMIPVGKHILVRDGDYVKAGEALSSGSVDPHDILRIKGVGDVQAYLVNEIQEVYRMQGVKINDKHIEVIVRQMLQKVRVVDSGDTMFLEGDVVHRFKFLTENETLRNKIIVTDKGDSGKVKMYDMMDKKKVKELNAELKKKGKALIEFRDANPAIANPVLLGITQTSLTTDSFISAASFQETTKVLTDAAIEGKVDSLQGLKENVIVGQLIPAGTGLKAYKDLLVTSKDAEPSEEEKPKKTKKTKKKAKETAETE, encoded by the coding sequence ATGTTTTTTAAAAGAGATCAGAAAAAAGTAAAAAAGGCATTTACCAAGATCGCGATAAATCTCGCATCCACTGATTCCATAATAAGGAATTCACATGGTGAGGTATTAAAGCCTGAAACAATAAATTACAGAACATTTAAACCTGATAAAGACGGTCTATTCTGTGAGAAAATATTCGGTCCGGTTAAGGATTGGGAATGCCACTGCGGAAAATATAAAGGCATAAGATATCACGGTATAGTCTGCGACAGGTGCGGTGTAGAAGTAAACCTTAAAAGCTTAAGACGCGAAAGAATGGGTCATATTTCCCTGAGCGTTCCTGTAGTTCACATATGGTATTTCCGCTCTACCCCAAGCAAGATCAGCTACCTGCTTGGCTTAACTAACAAAGAACTTGAGCGTATTATATATTATGAAAATTATGTTGTTGTGAACCCGGGTCCGACCCAATTCACAAAAAATGATCTGCTTACAGAGGATGAATATTTAAATACTTTAAATAACCTCCCTGAAGATCATGATGAGCTTGATGATTTTGACCCGAATAAATTCGTTTGCAAAAACGGTGCAGAAGCTGTAAAAGAGCTTCTTAAACGCGTTGATGTAGAAGAGGATATTTCAAGGTTAAGGATCCAGCTTTATGAAGAAACCTCCGTTCAGAAAAAACAGGATCTGATCAAAAGATTAAGGGTACTTAAATCCTTCCAGAAAAAAGAAGGAAGAAGGCAGAATAAGCCTGAATGGATGATACTTGATGTTATCCCGGTTATTCCGCCAGAATTAAGGCCTTTAGTGCCTCTTGAAGGAGGCAGGTTCGCTACATCAGATCTTAACGATCTTTACAGGCGCGTTATTATAAGAAATAACCGTTTAAAAAGACTTATAGATATTAAAGCACCTGAAGTTATTTTACGTAATGAAAAACGTATGCTTCAGGAAGCAGTTGACGCTTTACTTGATAACTCAAGAAGAGCAACCGCTGTAAAATCCGAGAACAGACCTTTAAAATCACTTTCAGATATCCTGAAAGGCAAGCAGGGACGTTTCAGACAGAACCTGCTTGGTAAACGTGTTGATTACTCTGGCCGTGCGGTTATTGTTGTTGGACCTGAGTTAAAGCTTCATGAATGCGGCCTTCCGAAGGATATGGCTCTTGAATTATTCAAGCCGTTCGTTATAAGAAGGCTGATCGACAGGGATCTTGTAAAGACAGTAAAAAGCGCGAAGAAATTAATTGAACGCAGAACTCCTGAAGTTTGGGAAGTTCTTGAAAACGTTATCGAAGGACACCCGATAATGCTTAATCGTGCCCCTACCCTGCACCGTTTAAGTATCCAGGCTTTCCAGCCCACTATTGTGGAAGGTAAAGCTATCAGGCTGCATCCGCTGGTATGTACTGCATTCAACGCGGATTTTGACGGTGACCAGATGGCTGTTCACGTTCCCCTTTCACCGGAAGCGCAGCTTGAAGTACGTATTCTTATGCTTTCAAGCCATAACCTGATGTCACCTCAGAACGGTGACCCGATAACTGTTCCTAACCAGGAAATAGTTCTTGGATGTTATTATTTAACCAAGTATAAAAAAGGCGATCTTGGTGAAGATAAAGTATTTTCAAGTGCAGAAGAAGTAGTTGTTGCACACAATAACGGAAAAGTCGGTCTTCATGCCAAGATTAAGGTGAGAATCAAAGGTGAAATGGTTGAAACTACTGTAGGACGCGTATTATTCAATAATATCGTTCCTGAAGGTGCTCCGTTTATCAATGAGCTGCTTACCAAAAAAGGAATTATAAAAAATATCGCAAAGGTATTCAAAAGCGTAGGCAATAAAAAAACTGTACAGTTCTTAGATGCATTAAAGGAAACAGGTTTCCGCTACGCTATGAAAGGCGGCCTTTCTGTAAATCTTGATGATATCGTTGTACCTGAATCAAAGGACAGGATAATCGAGACTGCGCAGAAAAAGGTTGACGCAATCGAAAAATCAAGGATGAGGGGTCTTATCACAGAAGGTGAAAGATATAACAAGGTAATCGATATCTGGACCCATGCTACCAACGATGTTAAAAGTGATCTTATGAGCACTCTCAGAACATCAAGGGATGGCTTCAACTCACTTCATATGATGATCGATTCCGGTGCGAGAGGTTCACAGGACCAGGTTAGCCAGCTTGCAGGTATGAGGGGTCTTATGGCTAAGCCTCAGAAAAGCATGACAGGCCAGGCCGGTGAAATTATCGAGAACCCGATTATTGCTAACTTTAAAGAAGGACTTTCGATCCTTGAGTACTTTATTTCAACTCACGGCGCACGTAAGGGTCTTGCAGATACAGCTTTAAAAACTGCAGATGCTGGATACTTAACACGTAAGCTTGTGGATGTATCACAGGATGTCATTATTTCTGAAATTGACTGCGGAACTATCAGAGGCTTGACCGTTGAAGCATTAAAAGACGGTGAAGATATTAAAGAACCGCTTGCTGAGAGAATTTTAGGACGTGCTGCACTGCAGAGCGTTGTAGATCCTTTAACAAGAAAAACACTTGTAAAAGCAGGTGAAATTATTGATGAAGATCTTGCTCAGCAGATCGCAGGTACTTCAATTCAATCTGTTGAAATTCGTTCTGTATTAACCTGCGAATCACGCAAGGGTATCTGTGCTAAATGTTACGGCAGGAACCTGACAACCGGTAAGCTTGTAGATGTAGGCGAAGCTGTTGGTGTTGTAGCTGCACAGTCAATTGGTGAGCCGGGTACACAGCTTACACTGCGTACATTCCATATCGGCGGTACTGCGAGCAGGATTGTAACACAATCAAGGATACCTACAAAATTTGCAGGTAAAGTAAAATTTGACAGCATTAAATCAATTAAATATACCAACCCTGCTTCAACAGAGGGTGAATATTATGTAACACACAGCAGAAATGGTGTGATACAGATACTTGATGAAAATAACCGCCTTGTTTCCAAGTATGACGTTCCCTACGGCGCTCACCTTATGATAAAAGACGGATCTATGGTTGAAAAGAACCAGGTGCTTTATGAATGGGATCCGTATAATTCAGTGATAGTTGCTGAACATAACGGTACAGGTAAATATGTTGACCTGAAGGAAAATGTCAGCTACGTTGAAGCTCCGGATGAAACAACTGGACATATTCAGAAGGTTGTTATTGAATCAAAAGATAAGACACTTAGTCCCACAATACAAATTACCGATGCAAAGGGTGACCTGCTTAGCCAGTATATCATTCCCGCTCAGGCTCATTTGCTTATTAACAACGATGAGCCAATTTACGCAGGCCAGATACTTGTTAAGATCCCCAGAGATACCGGTAAAACAAGGGATATCACAGGCGGTCTGCCGAGGGTTACTGAGCTTTTCGAAGCAAGAAGCCCGAACTCACCTTCAGTTGTAACTGAGATCGACGGTTTCGTTGAGATCGGTTCACTTAAGAGAGGTTCACGTGAAGTTAAGGTAAAAACAGCGGATCTTGCTATTGAAAAGAAATATATGATACCTGTAGGTAAACACATTCTCGTAAGAGATGGTGATTATGTAAAGGCCGGCGAAGCGCTTTCAAGCGGTTCAGTTGACCCGCATGATATCCTAAGGATCAAAGGCGTTGGTGACGTTCAGGCATACCTTGTAAATGAAATCCAGGAAGTTTATAGAATGCAGGGTGTGAAGATAAATGATAAGCATATTGAGGTTATAGTAAGACAGATGCTTCAGAAAGTGAGAGTTGTTGATTCAGGTGATACTATGTTCCTAGAAGGTGATGTTGTTCACCGTTTCAAGTTCTTAACTGAAAATGAAACACTAAGGAACAAGATAATCGTTACAGATAAAGGCGATTCAGGCAAAGTGAAAATGTATGATATGATGGATAAAAAGAAGGTTAAAGAGCTGAATGCCGAGCTTAAGAAAAAAGGCAAGGCTCTTATCGAGTTCCGCGATGCCAACCCGGCTATTGCCAACCCGGTACTTCTTGGTATCACACAAACATCACTCACAACAGACAGCTTTATTTCAGCTGCTTCATTCCAGGAAACCACAAAGGTATTAACTGATGCCGCAATAGAAGGCAAGGTTGATTCACTGCAGGGCTTGAAGGAAAATGTTATTGTAGGTCAGCTTATTCCCGCAGGTACAGGCTTAAAAGCTTACAAGGACCTCCTTGTAACAAGCAAAGACGCCGAACCTTCAGAAGAAGAAAAACCTAAAAAAACAAAGAAGACAAAGAAAAAAGCTAAAGAAACAGCAGAAACAGAATAA
- a CDS encoding bifunctional folylpolyglutamate synthase/dihydrofolate synthase: protein MKNINEYFQYLYKLERVGIKYDLTNITKLCRYLGNPQNNFKSIHIAGTNGKGATASFIASGLKEHGYKTGLFTSPHILEFNERIRINGKCISRSYIKKFLTDNFKIIKKIKPSFFEVNTAMAFKYFADNNVEAAVIECGLGGRLDSTNILNPDVSVITQIDMDHMQFLGNTLTQIAKEKLGIVKKNVKVIVSDNNSRLVKLFHRAIPAKDLLYIDDITKIKIINNSAKGIKFSLNVKDGTALKLTSPLSGAYQSRNAAAAYFAVNEFLRINNKNFSLQNFKAGIKRVKQNTGYFGRLELMKRGSKEYLLDVSHNPDGLKNAASAAKNISFKPDAVIFGIMSDKDHRTALKVILPITKNIIFTKPGYERALEPGILFADSLKLKTNNNLMIAESVKDALIIAEKMKYKRIMISGSFFIVSDALKSLGHKKLP, encoded by the coding sequence GTGAAGAACATAAACGAATATTTTCAATATCTATATAAATTAGAACGTGTTGGAATAAAATATGACCTTACCAATATTACAAAATTATGCCGGTATTTAGGGAATCCGCAAAATAATTTCAAATCTATACATATAGCCGGAACAAACGGTAAGGGGGCAACAGCTTCTTTTATAGCTTCTGGCCTGAAAGAGCATGGCTATAAAACCGGACTTTTCACTTCACCGCATATTCTTGAGTTTAACGAAAGGATCAGGATAAACGGTAAATGCATAAGCAGAAGCTATATTAAAAAATTCCTTACGGATAATTTTAAAATAATAAAGAAAATTAAACCTTCATTTTTTGAAGTCAACACAGCAATGGCATTTAAGTATTTTGCTGATAATAATGTTGAGGCTGCGGTAATTGAGTGCGGCCTGGGGGGAAGGCTTGATTCTACCAATATCTTAAATCCTGATGTATCGGTTATCACTCAGATAGATATGGACCACATGCAGTTCCTTGGCAACACCTTAACTCAAATAGCAAAAGAAAAGCTGGGAATAGTTAAAAAGAATGTTAAAGTAATAGTAAGTGATAATAACAGCAGGCTTGTTAAGTTATTTCACAGAGCAATTCCTGCAAAGGACCTGCTTTACATTGATGATATTACAAAAATTAAAATAATTAATAATTCCGCTAAAGGAATAAAGTTCAGCCTGAATGTTAAAGACGGCACTGCACTAAAGCTAACCTCTCCCCTTTCGGGGGCATATCAGTCACGCAATGCAGCAGCAGCGTATTTTGCGGTTAATGAGTTTTTAAGGATAAACAATAAGAATTTTTCACTACAAAATTTTAAAGCAGGAATCAAAAGAGTAAAGCAAAATACAGGATATTTCGGAAGGCTTGAATTAATGAAGAGAGGTTCAAAAGAATACCTGCTGGATGTCTCACACAATCCAGATGGATTAAAAAATGCAGCAAGTGCAGCGAAAAATATTTCATTTAAGCCTGATGCTGTTATATTCGGTATTATGAGTGATAAAGATCACAGAACTGCCTTAAAAGTGATATTGCCAATAACAAAGAACATAATATTCACCAAACCTGGTTATGAACGTGCCCTGGAGCCCGGTATATTATTCGCAGATTCATTAAAGCTTAAAACCAATAATAATTTGATGATAGCTGAAAGTGTAAAGGATGCATTAATTATCGCTGAGAAGATGAAATATAAAAGAATTATGATATCAGGTTCATTTTTTATAGTTTCAGACGCTTTAAAGTCGCTTGGTCACAAAAAACTTCCTTAG
- a CDS encoding RNA polymerase sigma factor codes for MTGNIANKNNDKELISRFKSGDITGFNEIVRKYQQQVYWVIRKMVQDHDEADDITQEVFIKVHSALKDFREEANLFTWLYRIAVNYSINHLKKVKVRNTVSVEMVLDPIESKDKGADEMIDDETKSRYLAEAIETLPAQQRAVFNMRYYDQLQYDEIADILGKSTGGIKANYFHAVKKIGDYLKGKIEY; via the coding sequence ATGACGGGGAACATTGCGAATAAAAATAACGATAAAGAGCTGATCAGCAGGTTTAAAAGCGGTGATATTACCGGTTTTAACGAGATAGTTAGAAAATATCAGCAGCAGGTTTACTGGGTCATCAGAAAAATGGTTCAGGATCATGATGAAGCCGATGATATCACACAGGAAGTTTTCATTAAAGTTCACAGCGCTTTAAAGGATTTCAGGGAAGAAGCGAATTTATTTACATGGCTTTACAGAATTGCGGTTAACTACTCCATCAATCATCTGAAAAAAGTTAAGGTGCGAAATACAGTCAGTGTTGAGATGGTACTGGATCCGATAGAATCAAAAGATAAAGGTGCCGATGAAATGATTGATGATGAGACAAAAAGCAGGTATCTGGCAGAAGCAATTGAAACGCTGCCGGCGCAGCAAAGAGCAGTATTTAATATGAGATATTATGACCAGCTTCAGTATGATGAAATTGCCGATATTCTTGGAAAATCAACAGGCGGTATAAAAGCGAATTATTTTCACGCAGTAAAAAAAATTGGTGACTATTTAAAGGGAAAAATAGAATATTAA
- a CDS encoding transglycosylase SLT domain-containing protein, protein MSLKSIKLDNLLKIPVIIIAAMVIIVITTVIVKYADYNSGTTMETKSSNPDAVIPPVETTSDSKNDNYMKNVSYKNAINIENAFLNWQNLFDIFTYNLNDSTFNTADSVARYENMVKIIRNPNRKFNKGGSDQILEQYGDIILEECKYYNLDWRLILAMIRQESAFTSDAVSHAGAYGFMQIMPRTGSMLEQTLKLEEHRSPANNLKAGIYYYAMLVGRFYGTGDTNMYKFALASYNAGSGHIEDAMSMAYYFNQDYKDWDIVKEYMKLLAPGNDSLHQLVWNSRPPHAVFANWKEPYNYVENIMWYWQQYKKLYPLPEDNKKLNKKKKTK, encoded by the coding sequence TTGAGCCTAAAGTCAATAAAATTAGATAATTTACTTAAAATTCCGGTTATTATTATAGCCGCAATGGTCATCATTGTTATAACAACAGTGATAGTTAAATACGCTGATTACAATTCAGGCACTACAATGGAAACAAAAAGCTCAAACCCTGATGCAGTAATACCCCCGGTAGAAACAACAAGCGACAGCAAAAATGATAATTACATGAAAAATGTCAGTTACAAAAACGCTATAAATATTGAAAATGCGTTTTTGAACTGGCAGAACCTTTTTGATATATTCACCTACAACCTGAATGACAGCACATTTAACACTGCTGATTCAGTTGCCAGGTATGAGAACATGGTCAAGATTATCAGAAATCCTAACAGGAAGTTCAATAAAGGCGGCTCTGACCAGATACTGGAACAGTATGGTGATATAATCCTCGAAGAATGCAAGTATTACAATCTTGACTGGCGCTTAATTCTTGCAATGATCAGGCAGGAATCAGCGTTTACTTCAGATGCTGTATCTCATGCGGGGGCTTACGGTTTTATGCAGATAATGCCAAGAACAGGCTCAATGCTTGAGCAGACATTAAAACTTGAAGAACACCGCTCACCTGCTAACAATCTGAAAGCCGGCATTTATTACTATGCAATGCTTGTGGGCAGATTCTACGGCACGGGCGATACCAATATGTACAAGTTCGCGCTTGCATCCTATAATGCAGGCTCCGGACATATAGAAGATGCTATGAGCATGGCTTATTACTTTAACCAGGATTATAAGGACTGGGATATTGTTAAGGAATACATGAAGCTGCTTGCACCGGGTAATGACTCCCTGCACCAGCTTGTATGGAACTCAAGGCCGCCTCATGCAGTTTTTGCAAACTGGAAAGAGCCTTATAACTACGTTGAAAATATAATGTGGTACTGGCAGCAGTATAAAAAGCTGTACCCCTTACCCGAAGACAATAAGAAGTTAAATAAGAAGAAGAAAACTAAATAA